AACTCTGCTGATTCCGATTATCATCAGCACTAGAACAAATGTCAATAGTTAACTTTCCATTTGTACCCACATAAGTATGTTTGCATAAACACCTCGCACAGGCTCGGGGAGGGAGAGCACAATGTCCCACATCTCAGACGAAGAACTACTGGCTAAGGCCTACGCAGCCACGGAAAACTCGTACGTCCCCTATTCAGGTTTTCCGGTCGGTGCCGCACTTCTGCTTGACGACGGCACGGTGGTCACAGGCTGCAACGTGGAAAATGCGTCCTATGGGTTGACCAACTGCGCAGAGCGCACAGCCGTGTTCCGCATGGTCGCGGAGCACGGCGGCAACCATAAGATTGCGGCCTGTGCCATTGTCGGGCGAAAGGCGGCACCGTGCCACCCCTGTGGTGCCTGTCGGCAGGTCCTGCACGAATTTGGGTGCAAGCGTGTCATTGTGGAATCCGAGCGCCCGGAAAATGGTGGTTTAGGCGCTCCGGCCAGCATCGACTTCGAAAAAATTCTCCCTTACGCCTTTGGTCCCGAGGACCTGTAGGCATCATCACCACAGCCTCTTTTATCAAGAAAGAAGACCTTAGTCATGGATAGACTGCAAGGCTTACTGGGCATCATCCTCGTCATCGGATTTGCCATTGCTATCTCAAAGAACAGGAAAGCCATTAACTGGCGCACGCTCGGCGTTGGCCTGCTGCTGCAAGCGGTGTTCGCGCTGGTAGTGCTGAAGTGGGAACCCGGCTTCCAGGCGTTGAAGAGCGTCGCCGGTGCCATTGAGAAGATGATCGACTTTACAAATGAGGGCACCTCATTTGTCTTCGGTAATCTTTTCGACGGCACGGGGAAAAACTTCGTCTTCGTGCTCAACGTGCTGCCAGTGATCATCTTCCTGGGCGCAGTCCTCGGTGCCCTCTACTACCTGCGGGTAGTGCAGTACTTCGTTGAGTATGTCGGGTCCGCACTGAAGTTCATTATGGGAACCTCGAAGGTAGAGTCCGTCTTCGCTTCCACGGTGATTTTCCTCGGGCAGTCGGAGGCTCCGCTCGTCGTTAAGCCGTATATTCCGAAACTGACCAAGTCGGAGCTGTTCGCATGTATGTCGGGCGGTTTTGCGTCGGTGGCCGGATCGACCTTGATCGGTTACTCCCTGCTCGGTGCGCCGTTGGAGTACCTGCTGGCGGCATCGGTAATGAACGCGCCGGGCTCGCTGCTGATTGCGAAGACTTTCTGGCCGGAGACGGAGGAATCCGATCTGGATGCGTCGGTGAAGGATGTCCGCGACACTGAGTCGAAGAACGTCATTGACGCGCTCGGGGCGGGTGCGTTGGCCGGCGGTCGTATCGCTGTGGTTGTGGCATGTTTGTTGATTGCGTTCATCGCTGTGATTGCGATGCTGTCGGCGATGATTGGCGGCATCGGCGGCTGGTTCGGTCAGGAAAACTGGTCGCTGGAGGGGCTGTTCGGCCTGGTCTTCGCGCCGATTGCCTGGCTGATTGGTGTGCCGTGGGAGAACGCAGGGCTGGTCGGTAGCTTCATTGGTGAGAAGACGATTCTGAACGAGTTCGTCGGCTACACCTCGTTCTCGGAGCACGTCGACTCGCTGGATCCGAAGTCCATCATGCTGGCGACCTTCGCCCTGGCTGGCTTCGCCAACCTGTCTTCCATTGCAATTCAGATCGGTTCCTTCGGTGCGCTATCGCCGGAACGTCGCGGTGAGATTGCCAAGAACGGTCCGCTGGCGCTGATTGCGGGCCTGTGCACCAACCTGCTCAACGCTGCAATTGTGGGTGTGATTGCGCTATAGCTAGGTGCTGTGTGATTAGTTACTGGCCCTGCTAGTCGATCTTCTGGAACGGATCGGTAGCAGGGTCAGTCTCAGCAGCGGGCTGCGAGGAAAAATCTTCAGTTGCTTCTGCTGGCATTTTATCCAGGCGGTCGGGTTCCTCAGTTCGGAATTCGGCCGCCTGCTTTTCTAGATTCTGATGGATCTTCTGCTCGCCCTCGGCGGCCGCGGTAGCTCGGGGTGGAAGCTGGATGTATCGCTCTGCGGGCAGGCCGGCGCGCAGTTGGCGCATCCTCTCAACCTCGGCATCCAGCTTGAAGCCGAAGACCACGACGACATTAATGCCCCAAAGTGCAGTCATGAGAGCAATGACGGCACCCATGGCGCCGTAGGGGTTTGAAGCCGCAAAGTTGAACAGGTAAAGCTGCAATGCCTTGCCAATACCCAGCGAGCTGATAATTGCCAGTGCCGAACCGGTACTGAGCCAGCGGAATTTGCGCATGCGCACGTTCGGTGTGAAGTAGTACAGCGAGCCAATCAGAATCATTGACATGACGATAATGACCGGCCAGCGCAGCCAACTCCAGACGGAGATGCAGAAGTCAATGACCTGTCGCGTGGTCGATTCAATGCCCAACGGGCGGGCAACCGGTTCGACGATGGTGATAACTAGCTGGTCATTGACAATAATCGCAATAAGCAGCACCACCGTGCCAATGAGCAGCAATAGCGTAATGGCGACCATGAGCAGGTGGTAGCGAATTAGCGTGCGACCTTCGGAAACGCCATAGATGGAGTTACCCGTGCGCGAAAATGCGCGTGTGTAGGCCGACGACGAAATCAGCGCAAGAACAATACCGATAGTCAGTGCGACAAGACCGCCCGTGGCGGAGCCGATAATCGTTGAGATGACATTGCGAATCGGTTCGGCATACTCAGCCGGGATGTAGCTGCGGATGAAATCCTCGGTCAGTCGGTTTAGGTCATCGGTGTAACCGGCCAACATCAGCGTGGCAATTGAGTAAATCGCAAGCAGTGCGGGTGCGAAGGTTAGCACCGTGTAGTAAGTCAACTTCGCGGCAGCGTCGAAACCGAGCTCCAAGAAAAACTCGATACCCGCACGCTTGAGAGCGTAGAGCGCTCCTTTCCATCCCACGGATGGCAATTTCTTCGCGGACTGAGCGAAAGATGCGTCTGCCGACTCGTAGGCCTGGAGTGTGTGCTTGATCTGCTGTGCTGGTGACACCTAAAGAATCGTCCTCTCCGACCGGACAGCGGCTGCAACATATATGCGGACATCTGCGCTCGCTTAAGTCTATCGGTCGAAGAGGACAAAGACGCTTCTCGGGTGTTCGTGTTAGTTCTTTGTACTGATGCGTCCCGAGACGGTTATTCCGTGGCAGAGGGAGGGGTGGAGCTAGGGGGTGAGTCTGGCGAGCCCGGTGAGCCCGGTGAGCCCGGTGAGTCCGATGAGTCCAGCGAAAGTAGGCGCTCGGCAGTGGCATCGTCAATGACCAAGTGAGTGGCCAACTTTGTTCGAAGGGCCACATCGATGGCCTCGGCCTTGTGTGCGCCACCGGCGACAAGTACCCGAGTGGGG
The sequence above is drawn from the Corynebacterium jeikeium genome and encodes:
- a CDS encoding cytidine deaminase; translated protein: MSHISDEELLAKAYAATENSYVPYSGFPVGAALLLDDGTVVTGCNVENASYGLTNCAERTAVFRMVAEHGGNHKIAACAIVGRKAAPCHPCGACRQVLHEFGCKRVIVESERPENGGLGAPASIDFEKILPYAFGPEDL
- a CDS encoding NupC/NupG family nucleoside CNT transporter; its protein translation is MDRLQGLLGIILVIGFAIAISKNRKAINWRTLGVGLLLQAVFALVVLKWEPGFQALKSVAGAIEKMIDFTNEGTSFVFGNLFDGTGKNFVFVLNVLPVIIFLGAVLGALYYLRVVQYFVEYVGSALKFIMGTSKVESVFASTVIFLGQSEAPLVVKPYIPKLTKSELFACMSGGFASVAGSTLIGYSLLGAPLEYLLAASVMNAPGSLLIAKTFWPETEESDLDASVKDVRDTESKNVIDALGAGALAGGRIAVVVACLLIAFIAVIAMLSAMIGGIGGWFGQENWSLEGLFGLVFAPIAWLIGVPWENAGLVGSFIGEKTILNEFVGYTSFSEHVDSLDPKSIMLATFALAGFANLSSIAIQIGSFGALSPERRGEIAKNGPLALIAGLCTNLLNAAIVGVIAL